The DNA region GAATACGGCCAAAAAATATGGTATAAGATGCAATAGCCTTTTTATAGTTTTATATAAAGACTTTGTAAGTATTATATGAACTATAAATAAGGCTACTGCTATATATATTAATATGTTTACTTTTACAGTAAAAATGATTATGAATAAGAATAAAGCTAATATAATAGAAGTTATATAAAGCATAATTATTTATTTACGCGTTCAACATAACTGTCATCTCTAGTATCTACTTTAATTTTATCTCCAATATTTATGAATAATGGTACATTAACTTCTATACCAGTTTCTAATTTAGCAGGCTTTAAAGTACTTCCAGTAGTATCTCCTTTAAAACCAGGTTCTGTATAAGTAACTTCCAAGATTACATGTATAGGGAATCTTACAGCAGTAACTTCTTCATTTATATATTGCAAATCAACTTCGCTGTTATCTAATAAATAATATTTGTTATCGCCTAAAATATCTTCATTAACATGCACTTGTTCATAGTTATCAAGTATCATGAATATATACTCATTTCCTTCGCTATATAGATATTGAGCTTTTTTGTATGCAATATCAGCCTCTTCAACAGTCTCAGTAGAAGCAAAAGTTTTTTCAACCATATTGCCTTTAATCATGTTTTTTAATTTAGTTCTTACATTGGCTTTTCTCTGCTGAGCTCTATGAAAGTGAGCATCTATTACTAGATAAGTTTCGCCGTCTAATATAATAGCATCGCCTTTTCTTAAATCATTAACATCCATAAATAAAACCTCTGATTATAATATATTTTTTAAGATAGATAGTTTAAGCATTATATTTTATTAGCAGAAAAAAAGCAAATAATTTAATAATGCAATAATTAATTTTTATTTATAAGTTTATTTATTATAATATAGCTTTAAAAGAATAAACTAGCCTCTAAACCAATCTTGCTTTCCATCTTTTTAAAAGCATAAAGCTGTCTAGAGCGAAGATATTCATATTTTATTCCAATTGCAAATCTGTAAATTTCTAATCCTAAAGCTACAGATACAGAAGGCGACCATTTATAAATAGATTCTATAGCATTATATCCCTCTCCAGCAGCCTTTCTATCTATTCTATTAAACTCATCATATTCACCAGCTACATAAAATCCTGCAATTAAATTCATCTCTCCCCACAAAGGAAATCTAAAATCACTTCCTGCATATATGGTAAATATATTAACTAAATTAGACTTTTTAAAACCAGTAATTGCAAATAAAGTACCCCCATAAAAAGAAAACCAACCCCATCTATAATATGCAGCAATATGCATCTGTTCAAAACCTACATCTATAAACTCATCATCTATTTTGTTATGCAATGAATCATCTCCTAATATATCGCCGCCCATGTGGTAGCATACATGTTTTAAAGGAGCAAATCTTATTTTAAGCTTATTTTTAAATATGTAGTCAAAATATGCTTCTACTTGCATGTAGGTGCTGAATAAAAAACTAGTGCCGTATAGTTTGTCGTATTTGTATTGATAGTGTGCAAAATTAAACTTTGCAGAATAAGCTACACCTATTCTTATTCTATGTGTTTCTTCATTTATATTAAAAGCTATAGGGGCTAATTCTGTTGATAATGTTGGGCTATGAAATATTATTACTTTATCTATAGTGAAGTTTTTATTATTATAAAGCTTATTTGCATTAAATATTGTTCCAAACCAGAATTTTGTGTTGTAGTTATTTATGTCTGCGTAGCCTGAAAAGTATTTATCAGTTTCTGGATTTCTTAGAGGGTTATATTTCCACTGAGTTTTTACTTTTTGTGAATAGCTTTCCATTTTTTGTTCTAAAGAGTTTGTATTTTGAGCATTTAGTATAATAGTAAGAAGTATAAAGCACAGTAATGTATGTTTAATCATTTTATATTTTCTCTAGATTTTTTAGCGGAAATTATATGTTTTTTAAAGAAGTTGTCAATATTTTCATTAAAAATAATAATGTAATTTAAATCTTTACTTGCAAAAAATTATTATTTTGATAAAATAGACGTATATATAATAATACATACTAGTAGAATTTTATAAATTTACACTAAATTATAAGAATTTCTAATACGATAATATTTTTTAGAGTTTAAGGAGTAATATAATATGTCTGATATAAATAAAAAAGTGGCAGATGGTATAAATGAGTTTGGTAAATCTTTTAGAGTTTTATTAGTAGATGATTCAGCATTTGTAGTGAAACAATTACAGCAAATATTGGTATCAGAGCAGTATAGTGTAGTAGGAACAGCAGAAAACGGAGAAGAGGGCGTAATGATGTATAAAGAGTTAAAGCCTGATGTTGTTACTATGGATATTACTATGCCTAAAATGGACGGTATTACAGCTCTTACTAAAATAATAGAGTTTGATAAAAATGCTAAAGTTGTTATGGTTAGTGCTTTAGGTAAAGAGGATATGGTTAAAAAGGCACTTCTTGCTGGTGCTAAAAATTATATTACTAAACCTTTGGATAGAAAGAAAGTTCTAGAGCGTATAAAAATGGTTCTAGATAAGAAATGATTTAAAAATACGGTATTATTAATTTGAGTAATAATGGTTTAACTGAAGAATACTTAGAATTATTCAAGGAGTTTATATATAATAAAAGCGGTATACGTTTTAATCTCATTAATCAGGTAATACTAGAATCTAGAATAGAGTCTTCTATGAAAGAGAGAAATATTTTTAATGTAGGAGACTATTTTCATCTTATTTCTACTGATAAACAGGAACTGAAGCTGTTTTTAGATAATATAACTACAAATCTTACTAAATTTTTTAGAACAGAGAGTAATTTTAATTTATTAAAAAATAAAGTTTTGCCTATAGTATTGAACAATAAAAAATATTCAGAACCTATATATATATGGAGTTCAGGCTGTTCTACAGGAGAGGAGCCTTATTCTATAGCAATGACTTGTTTAGAAACATCAAAAATTTATCCGGAAAAAGTTAAAATATATGCAACAGATATTTCCATGCAATCTTTAGAGGTTGCAAAGATGGGGGTGTATGATAAAGATAAAGTTGCTAATATAAGCGATGAGTATTTAAATAAATATTTTGATGAAATGCCAAATGGCAAATATAAAGTAAAAGATTATATAAAAGATATGGTTAGTTTTGAGTATCATAATCTTATTACTCCTAATAATAGATATTTGAATATAGATATAGTTTTTTGCAGGAATGTACTTATATATTTTGATAATGAATCTGTTAAATTGACTGTTAATAGATTTTATGATATATTAAATAAACATGGATTTTTATTTATAGGTCATAGCGAGTCTTTATTTGGGCTTGATACGAAATTTAAATTTAATAATATAGATAATTCGATTGTATATACCAAAAGTGAGGAGGTATTTTAATGTTTAGAAAAAATGAAATATCAGAATCAAATTCTATAATAGGTGAAGGTTCATATTTTAGAGGTGAGTTTACACTTAATGGCAGTTTAAGGATAGATGGTTGTTATGAGGGAGATAATCTTGAAGTTGACAGCCTTACTGTAGGAAACAGCGGAAAGGTAAAATCTAATATAAAAACTAATTCAGCTATTATTGAAGGAATAGTAATAGGAAATATTGAGGCAAAAAATAGAGTAATGCTTATGCCTACAAGCAGAGTTCTTGGCGAGATTCGCACTCCTGAGCTTATTATACAAAATGGTGTTATACTTGAAGGAGTTTGTATAGTATCGCCTGATCCTAAAACTAACCCTAGAGAAACTATACTTAATTTATATAACTCTTCAAATAATAATCAATAATATATAATATGCCTTATTTATATGATGTTGAAAGAAAGATTAATGCAAAAATCATTATTGCAACTTTGGCGGGTATTGTTGTAACTGCAGTACTCTCTTATTTATTTATTTCAAATTATATAGAAAGAAAAAGAATTAGATATATTTATGATTATATAGCCTTAGAAGATTATGATAATGCTTCTTTTATATTTAAAGACCTTTACAGCAGAAAGCCTTTAAATAAAAACATATTAATGGCAGGAATTGATTTGTATTATAATATTCTTCTAATAACCACAGATAAAGATATTATTACAACAGCAAGCGAAAATATTACTAAATATGCAAAGCAGATGTTATTAACATCAAAGTTTATCAAAAATAAATATATAATATATCAGAGATTAGCTTATGGATTTCAGAGGCTTGGAAGTTCTTATTATATAGATGCTTATAATTCTTATTTAGAGGCTATAAAAAATGGCGATAATAGAGTATCTACTGTTATAGAGCTTGCTAAGATATGTTACAGAATTGGATATTACGAAGAGGCAATAGAGAATTTAGAATATGCTATAAAAAGAGATACAGAAAATAACAAAGAGTTTTTAAACTTAGAATTATATTATGAACTTGCTGTTGCTTATGAAGGAAACAAAAATTACACTAAAGCAATACAAATACTTTCCTATATAGACGGTAAGTTTAATAATGATTATAAGCTTGAAGCTAAATCATATTCTAAGCTTGGTGATTTATATTACAGACAAGGATTATATAAAGAAAGCGAATTTTTTTACAAAAAAGCACTATTATTAGATGACAAAAATCCGGATTTATATTATAGTATAGGGGAATTATTTAGAAAAACAAAGCGGATAAACGAAGCAATTGCTATGTTTAGAGAAGCATTAAAAATAGATAATAACTATAAACCCGCTAGGGACGCATTAAGGAGATTATAGTATATATGTTTAGTTGGTTGTATAATATGTTCTCAAGTGATATGGGAATAGATTTAGGTACTGCAAACACTTTAGTTTATGTTAAGGGAGAGGGGATTGTTTTAGCAGAGCCTTCTGTAGTTGCTATAGAGAAAAGCACTGGTAATGTTATAGCTGTTGGTAATGAGGCTAAAAGAATGCTTGGTAAAGTGCCAAATTCTATAGCTGCTATTAGACCTATGAGAGACGGGGTTATTGCAGATTTTGAAACTGTTGAAAAGATGATAAGATATTTTATCAATAAAGTTCACAATAAAAAAACTTTGGTAAAACCTAGAATTGCTATAGGTATTCCTACAGGCATTACAGAAGTTGAGAGGCGTGCTGTACGTGAAAGCTGCGAGCAGGCTGGAGCTAGAACTATATTTTTAATAGAGCAAGCAAGGGCTGCTGCAATTGGTGCTGATATGCCTATCAATGAGCCTCATGGTAATATGATTATAGAGATAGGAGGAGGTACTACTGAGGTTGCTGTACTTTCACTTGGAAGTATGGTGCGCAGTGCTTCTATACGTGTGGGCGGTGATGAGCTTGATGATGCTATTATTAAATATATGCAAAGAACTCACAACTTATATATTGGTGAAAAAACTGCTGAAGAGATTAAGATTAATATTGGTCATGCTTATAAGGGTGATATATCTAAGACTATGGATATAAGAGGAAGAGACTCTGTATCTGGTCTTCCTAAAACTTTAACTATCAATAGTGCTGAAGTAAAAGATGCTATATCTGATATATTGCTTGAGATATTAGAGGCTGTAAAATATGTACTTAATCAGACACCTCCAGAGATAGCTGCTGATATTGTTGAGAGAGGTATTGTTATGAGTGGAGGAACTTCTTTACTTCCTGGTTTTACAGATTTAATATCTATAGAGACTGGGGTTCCTGTTATACTTGCTGAGAGTCCTCTTACTTGTGTGGCTATTGGATGCGGTAAGTTTATAGAAGAGACTAGAAATTTAAAAAATTATAGAAGATTTTCTTAAAAAGTGAATAATATATTAAAACACAAATTACTTATACTTTATATTACGCTTAGCCTTATAGCGTCAATATTTATGGTGCTTAATAGGAGTAATTTTGTTTTTGATTTGCGTTCTATATATGCACTCGGTGTATACCCAATACAGAGTGCTACACAAAATATATCAAAGGCTTTTGTTTATCTTTACACAAGCGTTACAGATATATTTACACTTCAAAGTCAGCTTCAAGTACTTAGAGATAGAATAGCAGAATTAAACGGCACAGCTTTAGAATATGAACAGCTTCGTCAGGAGAACTCAAGGTTAAGAGCATTATTAAATGAAGCTCCAACAGATGAGTACCCATTAGAGTATGCTGAGATAGTTTCAAAAGACCCTCAAAACTTCTACAACACTATAGTGATTAACAAAGGAAGGGCTCATGGTATTGTTGTGGGTATGCCTGTTATATCATATAAAAATGGATATAAGGGGCTTGTTGGTAAGGTTGTGGAAGTGAGAAAATATAACAGCAGAGTTTTATCTCTTATAGATGAAAGGTCTCAAATATCTGTTATGCTTGATAGTTCTAAGGCTACTGGTATTATGAGCGGGCAGAATCCTCGTTCCACTCAAACACATTTACAATATATTGATTTGCAGATTGATGTTGAAGAGGGAGAAAAAGTTTATACTAGCGGAATGGGCGGAGTTTTCCCAAGCGGAATATTGGTTGGAAATGTGTTTAAAGTTGAGAAAAAGAATTATGGACTATTTCACGATTTGTATATTGAGCCTATAGTAGATTTTTCAACTTTAGAGAATGTGTATGTGATAAAAAAGATTCCAGACAGAGAAATTATTATGCTTGCTAATGAAGAATATGAAGAGGGTGAAGTTACAAATAAATGAAAAGAGCAATAACTGTTATAATAAGTTCATTAATCCTTTTAATAATACAATCTTCTCCTGCTTATGATTTGATTAGAATAACATTGGGTGCTAAGCCTGATTTGCTTCTTATATTTTTAGTATTTTTGTCATTTAGATATGGTTCTTTTGAAGGAATAATATACGGCTTTTTTATAGGAATAATGCAAGATATTGTTTCTAGCTCTACATTTGGTTCTTATGCTATAATATTTCTTAATATTGGTTTGGTTGTTGGTTTCTTTAACAGCAGAATATTTATTAAGCAAATTGCTGCGGGTATATTTGTTACTTTAATTGGATATTTAATAAAGATTATTGCATTATTTTTTGTAATGGCAATATATGCAGATTTATCAAGTGTTGCTGTGCTTATGCGTTCAGAGTTATTTATAGGTCTTCCTCTCACAGTAATACTTTCTTCACCGTTATTTATACTATTTGAAAAGATTGCTCCTATAGTGTATGACAAAAACAAAATACATGTAGATGATAGCACCAAAACTTACGAAGATTGATTTTTTTAATTATATATAAACAAATATATTTTTATTAATTATTATCAGCTTTTTTCAATAATTAAATATATAAATGTATTTTATTTGGTGTTTCTTAAAAAATATATCTATAAAAGAAAGTTATAAAATTAATTAAAAATTATTTATGCTCTCTATTTTGTTTTTTCTTATTGTTTTGCTGATTATTTTGTTTACTTACCAAAGAAGCAAATATTACTCTTCCAGCCTCTTTAGGAAGCACATTGTCTATTTCTATATCAACACTTTTGCCTATTAAATGTTTGGCATTATCTACAACTATCATAGTGCCGTCTTCTAAATAACCTAATGCCTGTTTATCTTTTCCTTCTCTTATCAAATCTATCTTTATGGTCTCTCCAGGAAGCACAACTACTTGCAAACAATTAGCTAAATCATTAATATTTAATATATCAACTCCATGAATAGAAGCCACCTTCATCAAGTTAAAGTCATTAGTAATTACTTTAGCGTCCATTTTTTTGGCAAGCTCTATGAGTTTTAAATCTACTTCCTTGATGTTTGGAAAATCTACATCTGTTACAGAAAGTAATATATTTTTTGAAGATTTCATTTTATTTAATATTTCTAAAGCTCTTCTTCCTCTTATTCTTTTTTGAGGGTCTCTTGAATCACTTAAAAATTGTATTTCTTTTATTACAAACTCTGGAAGTATTAAAAGTCCGTCAAAGAATTTTTTCTCTGCTATATCATATACTCTTCCGTCTACTATTACAGAAGTATCTAATATTTTAGCTGTTTTTATTTTATCAGTTTTTGTAAGTTTGAGCATATTTGATATATTTGGTATCAATGATGATATTATAGAGAAAGTCAAATATCCTTCAATAAATAGTATTATAAGCTTGTTGTTTAATGATAAATTTATGCCTATTATATTTATAACATTTAAAGTAAGTATTACAGTTATTATTGTAAGAACAAATGATACAAAAATGACTAAAGTTGTTTTTGAAGATTTTTTTCTTATAAAAAATAAATCCAATAATATTATAAAAATAGAACTTACAACAAAAAATATAATAGTATTTATATTAAAAAGTTTATTATAAATATAATCAAATATAAGTGCTAAAATAGAACAAGCAAAATAAATTATTCTCCACATAACAGTTTCTCCTTAAAAACTAAAAAGAGCTCGAGTTATTTTTATGTTTTTATATTTTTTTATTAGTTTCAAATAGAATAAATTAATAAATATTTCACTCTTCTTTTTTCTTTTTTTTGGCAGGCTTAGCAGCAGCTTTAGTTGGTTTAATAAGTTCTTTTTCAGCAGGTTTAGTTTTAAACTTTTTAGCTGATTTTTCTAATGCATTAGACACTATATCTTCAATTTGGTCTCTATCTTTTTTTAATGCTATACTAATTTCATTTACTATAAACATATATGCTTTTTCATACAAACGTTTTTCGCTTGCAGATAATTCTTTTAATTTATTTCTAGTAAACAAACTTCTTGCCACTTCTATAGTATCTTTAATTTCACCGCTTCTTAATTTTTCTTCATTTTCTTGATAACGAATTTTCCAATTATTTTCTATATCATGAGGTTTAGTTTGTAGTAGGTTCAAAAAATTTTCAGCTTCTGCTTTAGATATTATCTTACGTATACGATATTCTTTAACTCTATTTATAGGAACTTTTAATGTGATGTTTTCACCTTCACATTCAAGTACATAGCATTCTACAACGGAAGAATTTACTTTATTATCTGCTATACCTATGACTTTACATATTCCATACATAGGGTAAACAACATAACTATTTACTTTATACATAATTCTTTTTAAATAAGCCTTTATTTATTCTAGTAATTTATTATACTAATTTAAAAAATATCTAGAAGTATTATATACTAAAAAAGCAAAAAATCAAGGAAAAAATAAACTAACCCCAATACTATATAAAAATACTTTGACAATTTTTTTATTAGATATAAAATCGGTATTATATTTATAAATTTATTATGAGGATAATGATGAGTAAAATAGTAAAGATTGGAAATATACTAATAGGAGGCGGAAATCCTGTTAGCATACAATCTATGACAAATACTGATACTAGAAATGTTAAAGAAACTGTTAATCAATTAAAATCTCTTGAAGAGGCGGGTGTTGATATTGTAAGGCTTGCTGTACTTGATATGGAAGCAGCTCAAGCTATAAAAGAGATAAAAAAACAAACTAAACTTCCTTTAATAGCGGATATACATTTTGATTATAGGCTTGCTCTAGAGAGTATGAAAAGCGGTATTGATGCTTTGAGGCTTAATCCTGGTAATATAAAAGATAAAGATAAGGTAAAAGAGGTGATAAAAGAGGCAAAGCAAAGAGATTTAACTATAAGAGTTGGTGTTAATGGCGGAAGCTTGGATAGGGCTATATATAAAGAAGTAAATGCTCAAAATATGGTAAAAAGTGCTTCTGAGCATATAAAACTAATGGAAGACTTAAACTTTACAAATATAAAAGTATCATTAAAAGCATCTGATATCAAAACAACAATAGAGGCAAATACATTATTTAGAGAGAAATTTGATTATCCTATACATTTAGGTGTTACGGAGGCGGGTACATTAAGAAGTTCTTTAATTAAAAGTACTAGTGCTTTATCGTATTTACTTATGCAAGGAATAGGGGACACTATAAGATATTCTATTACAGGGGACCCTGTTGAAGAAGTAATGGCAGGAAAGATGCTTCTTAAGTTTTTGGGTTTAAGAAAAGAGCCTACTGTTGAGATAATATCATGTCCTACTTGCGGAAGATGTCAGGTGAATGTTGAGGAGGTTGCTAGCTTTATAGAAAAGCATGTACAAAATATAAAGAAAAATATCACTATTGCTATAATGGGCTGTGTGGTTAATGGACCTGGAGAGGCTAAGCATGCAGATTTTGGCGTGGCAGGAAGTGCAGACGGAAACTTTATATATTTTGAAAAAGATAATGAGCCTATAAAGGTATCAAAAGAAAATATTATAAGTTTTATCACAAAGAAGATAGAAGAGTTTTAGTATGTAATTATATTTTGTCATATAATTTTTATTTTATTCAACTTTTTCATGCCTTCGCTTTGCGGACTTCGTCAAAGTTTTTACCCTACAAGCTCGCTTCGCAGGTGGCAAAGCCCTGCAATAATTAAAATAAAAAATTTAGTTTTTGACAAAACATGGTTGTTTAACTATATTATAATTTAATAAGTTTATTAATAAGAATAATTATTTTAGAGAGAAGATTTTATGACATCAAAGAAAAAATATTATCTATTAATTTTAGTTGTAGTAGCGGCATTAATTGCTACAATTTTTGTTTATAAAAATAAAGAAAAGTATATATCTACAACAATAGCGATAAGCGATACTATATTAAACATCACAGCTCAAACTACAGAAAAGAAAATGTATGATTTAGTTGCTTCTATAACGAATGAAATTAACAGAATGGATAATATATTAAATCCGTATAATACAAATAGTGAAATAGCAATTATAAATAAAAAAAGTTTAGAAAATAAAGAAGATGTTCTAAGAATAGAAGTTTCTGAAGATATGGCACATTTATTTGAAACAGGATTAAGATATTCTAAGATAAATCCTTCTTTTGATATAAGTGTGAGGCCGTTAATTGAGCTTTGGGGATTTGGTGTTAAAGAAAATCAAACTGTTCCAAAGAGAGAAGAGATTGAAAGTGCATTAAAGAAAATAGATTATTCAAAGGTAAGCATTATTACAAACAATGGAAAAAAGTTTATAGAGCTTAGGGATAATTTAACTTTTGATTTTGGCTCTTATGGAAAGGGTTATATTGTTACTAAACTTATAGATGTGTTTAAAAATTATAATATAAAAAACTATTTAATAGATTACGGCGGAGACACTTATGCTAATGGTGTAAACTCTAAAGGTAATCCTTGGGTGATAGCAATAAGAAATCCTAGAAACGATGAAGATGGATATTTAGGTTTAATACAAGCTACAAATTATACTATAGTAACAAGCGGAGATTATGAGAGATTTTTTACAGAAAACGGCACTAATTATCATCATATAATAGATGCAAAAATAGGTTATCCAACTTATAATGCAATGTCAGCTACTATTGTACACACCAATGCAGAAGAGGCTGATGCTTTATCTACAACAGCTTTTCTTATGGGCACTAATTTTTTCACTAATGAGAATTATAATTATAGAGAAGCTTATATAGTTGATTCTAATGGAGACTTATATATAGCAACGAACGAGAGTTTTTGATAATTTTGTTATATATTAAAAATTTTTGAGTTTATTATTTGTGGTGGCTTTGCCCCCTGCGAAGTGTGCCCTTAGGGTACACGCCCCCAGTTCTTTTGCCGACGCTCTGCGTGCCTGCGGCAAGGCACCTACTCGGTATTGGTATAAAAGAACATTATATCCTTCGGATACGCTTCGCGAAGAACTGCATTTTTATTATAAATTTTATAATTTAATTGTACATTAAAATGCCCTCCCCCGCACGCCTAAGAGGTTATAATTAAAGCAAAGTATTACCGTGCGGAAAGGTGGTACAGCTCGTACGCGGGAAAAAGTTGAATAAAATAAAAACTTATATAATGAAATATAATTATTAGTTTATTAAACCATTTGACTATATTCAAATTTTTAGAGTTTTAATTTATAATTGAACATATAGCTTTTTTATTATAAAAACATATTATGAAAGATTTTTTAGGTAAATTAAAAACTATAATAGTTAAAAAGAAAGATACTATATTCGCAGTAATAGTTTCATTTATACTTCATATATTTGTATTGAGTTTGGTAAATACTTATATAATGGAATCTTTGTTTGCGTATAATGATAAATTAGAAAAACTATTAGAAGAAGAAAAGAATAAAAAAGATGATTATATGTTTTTGGTAGAGACTCCAGATGTAGAAGAAGAGGAAAATAATGAAGATACACCATTTGCTTCAGATAAGTCATTAGTATCAAGAGGACAGATAGATGTAAAACCTTCAAAAGTATTTTCAGATGCTTCTGTGTTTTCTTTTTTGGGTGACGGTGCCAATAGTCCAATAGTTGAAAGACGCGATAATATAAATCCAAACAATAATAACAATTTACAAAAGCAAAAAGATTTAGGTAATGATATAAGCAGGGAAGATGTAGTTCCTTATAAGCCAAAAAATCCAGGTCTTAAAGGAGATACAAAAATACCAGCATCATTTGAAGACGGAGCAGATAGGGCGGTAGTTTTATCTAGTGAAACAGGAAGCATACAGCTTGGTACAAAGGCACAGGAATATTTTTGGTATTTTTACACTTTAGTTGGCTCTATAAGAGATTCTTGGTATTTAACTATTCCTAATCAGGCACATTTTTTGGGTCTTTTAAGAAGTGATGAGGTAGAGGTGCTTATATCTATAGATTTAGACGGAAATATTATTTTTGAGAAATTCTTAAGCAATTCAAAATTAGGTCAAAGCAGTTTGGATAATTCATGCTCAAAGGCTATAGAATATGCCAAAAAGTTAAAGCCTCCTCCACAAGGTTTGGTTCGAGATTATGCAGAAAATGGCAAAATATATATACCTTTTAAGTTCATATATCAAAATTTCAGCAGAGAGTGATAATTTTTTTAAAATTTATTTCTAAATAAATATTTATATTGTTTTAATATTTAGTATGTAAAACATAATTAGTATTACTTTCTTAACTTGCACTTTTTGGTTCTTTTGACGAAGTACGCACCGCAACCGAAGGAAGTGCCTGCGACCGTAAGAAGTACCTGTGGGTATGGGTGCGAGCGGCGGGAAAAAGAACAACAAAAAAATTGAATTTTACTTACGTACCCCACCCTTTAGTATTGATAACTCATTTTTATTTAAATGTTTAATTACATTCAAAGGTTTAAATTATATTTTTGCCCCCGCCCAAGTTTTAATTAGATTTAAAATACACTAAACGCACGGTTAATACGTTTTAATATATAATAAAATGAGAATTATAAATTTGTTATAATTATAAAATTTACTCTGCGTGCGGTAGGTAGATAATAACTTTTATATTATTATTCTACAACTCCAATATAAGGTAAGTTTCTATATTTCTGTGCATAGTCAATGCCGTATCCTACAACAAACTCATCTTCTATATCAAAACCATTATAATCAATTTTTATATCAACTTTTCTTCTTGAAGGCTTATTAAGAAGTGTACATATTTTAAGCGAAGCAACATTTCTAGTTTGTAATATTTCGCAAATTTTCTCTAAAGTGTATCCTGTGTCAATAATATCTTCTACTATAATAACATCTTTGCCTGTTAAAGGTATATCAACATCTTTAAGTATTTTAATTTCAGAGCCTATCTTCTCATTTCCATAACTAGATACTATCATAAAATCAACCTCTATATTAGTATCAATTTCTCTTGCTAAATCTGCAATAAATACAAAAGAACCCTTAAGAAGCCCTATTAAACAAGGAGTTTTATCTTTATAATCATTGTTTATTTTTTGTGCTAATTCTTTAACTTTTTTATTTATATTCTCTTCAGATATAAGTATCTTTGATATATTCTCATCTTTTCTCATAAATTATTCCTTAAAATCTTTTATTAATAATTTTGTGTTATATATTATCGTATATAGATAATAATTAAATTAAAAATATATTATAACATATTAATTATAATTTTTTATAGTATGTATATGAAGTTTTAATAAAAATTGAAATTAATTATATTATTAAAAATAG from Brachyspira pilosicoli P43/6/78 includes:
- a CDS encoding rod shape-determining protein gives rise to the protein MFSWLYNMFSSDMGIDLGTANTLVYVKGEGIVLAEPSVVAIEKSTGNVIAVGNEAKRMLGKVPNSIAAIRPMRDGVIADFETVEKMIRYFINKVHNKKTLVKPRIAIGIPTGITEVERRAVRESCEQAGARTIFLIEQARAAAIGADMPINEPHGNMIIEIGGGTTEVAVLSLGSMVRSASIRVGGDELDDAIIKYMQRTHNLYIGEKTAEEIKINIGHAYKGDISKTMDIRGRDSVSGLPKTLTINSAEVKDAISDILLEILEAVKYVLNQTPPEIAADIVERGIVMSGGTSLLPGFTDLISIETGVPVILAESPLTCVAIGCGKFIEETRNLKNYRRFS
- a CDS encoding bactofilin family protein, with the protein product MFRKNEISESNSIIGEGSYFRGEFTLNGSLRIDGCYEGDNLEVDSLTVGNSGKVKSNIKTNSAIIEGIVIGNIEAKNRVMLMPTSRVLGEIRTPELIIQNGVILEGVCIVSPDPKTNPRETILNLYNSSNNNQ
- a CDS encoding tetratricopeptide repeat protein, which encodes MPYLYDVERKINAKIIIATLAGIVVTAVLSYLFISNYIERKRIRYIYDYIALEDYDNASFIFKDLYSRKPLNKNILMAGIDLYYNILLITTDKDIITTASENITKYAKQMLLTSKFIKNKYIIYQRLAYGFQRLGSSYYIDAYNSYLEAIKNGDNRVSTVIELAKICYRIGYYEEAIENLEYAIKRDTENNKEFLNLELYYELAVAYEGNKNYTKAIQILSYIDGKFNNDYKLEAKSYSKLGDLYYRQGLYKESEFFYKKALLLDDKNPDLYYSIGELFRKTKRINEAIAMFREALKIDNNYKPARDALRRL
- the mreC gene encoding rod shape-determining protein MreC translates to MLKHKLLILYITLSLIASIFMVLNRSNFVFDLRSIYALGVYPIQSATQNISKAFVYLYTSVTDIFTLQSQLQVLRDRIAELNGTALEYEQLRQENSRLRALLNEAPTDEYPLEYAEIVSKDPQNFYNTIVINKGRAHGIVVGMPVISYKNGYKGLVGKVVEVRKYNSRVLSLIDERSQISVMLDSSKATGIMSGQNPRSTQTHLQYIDLQIDVEEGEKVYTSGMGGVFPSGILVGNVFKVEKKNYGLFHDLYIEPIVDFSTLENVYVIKKIPDREIIMLANEEYEEGEVTNK
- a CDS encoding CheR family methyltransferase; this translates as MSNNGLTEEYLELFKEFIYNKSGIRFNLINQVILESRIESSMKERNIFNVGDYFHLISTDKQELKLFLDNITTNLTKFFRTESNFNLLKNKVLPIVLNNKKYSEPIYIWSSGCSTGEEPYSIAMTCLETSKIYPEKVKIYATDISMQSLEVAKMGVYDKDKVANISDEYLNKYFDEMPNGKYKVKDYIKDMVSFEYHNLITPNNRYLNIDIVFCRNVLIYFDNESVKLTVNRFYDILNKHGFLFIGHSESLFGLDTKFKFNNIDNSIVYTKSEEVF
- a CDS encoding response regulator, with the protein product MSDINKKVADGINEFGKSFRVLLVDDSAFVVKQLQQILVSEQYSVVGTAENGEEGVMMYKELKPDVVTMDITMPKMDGITALTKIIEFDKNAKVVMVSALGKEDMVKKALLAGAKNYITKPLDRKKVLERIKMVLDKK
- the efp gene encoding elongation factor P gives rise to the protein MDVNDLRKGDAIILDGETYLVIDAHFHRAQQRKANVRTKLKNMIKGNMVEKTFASTETVEEADIAYKKAQYLYSEGNEYIFMILDNYEQVHVNEDILGDNKYYLLDNSEVDLQYINEEVTAVRFPIHVILEVTYTEPGFKGDTTGSTLKPAKLETGIEVNVPLFINIGDKIKVDTRDDSYVERVNK